The following DNA comes from Alphaproteobacteria bacterium.
CAATAATAACTTGCCCACCGAGCTGAAGCTCTTCAACCGTTTCAACACTTTCGTCATATTGTTCTCGCAGGTTGGGTACGAACTTGGACATGCCTTTCTTCAAGGAATTTTCAAGTGTTTGACGTTTGGCATACGCTTTGGCTTTGATCTTTCCTTGGTTACTATCCACAAACAAACCAAAGTGAATGAGAAAGGGGCAAGGAATCTTTTGACGAACCTCTAAAAGATCCCCAATCATTCGATCCATATTCCCTAAAGACCAGCGCTTTGGCCAAACTTTTGGGATGTAGCTCCGACATAAAGTTTGTCCATCATTCAACATCACCTCATTTTCTGTCGCCTTAAAATTCTTATCCAAGTCAAAGATTTGCTTTTTCAATGAATCATGCTCCTGCCACTGGCCCACCTGAGGGTAGACATCATTGTGGATGTTGAGGATCGTGCCGACTTCACGAATCAAACCATCAGCATCGATTGTTGTTGCTTGAATGCCTAAAGTTTCGAGAACGGCCTTCATCTCCTTTCGAAGACGCATCAACCGGTCTTTCTCAAACGGTTGGGTTATGTGCCCTGGAACCGTATACGAAATCAACAATCGATAGTCTCGGATCAAAAATCCTTCTGGGTCATGGTAGGCTTTGGCTTTCAAGAATCCTGATCGACGCAAAGCCAACTTTTGGAATATGGGATCATTCTGTAAAGTCTCACTTCGGGCATCTTTCCAATAGTCGAGATGAGGACCGATGCAAGGACTAGCGAACAAGAGAAATTGCATGGATGTTCCTTCCATCAAATTCCCAGGTGTTCGAAAGAACTGAGCCATCTGCTGCTGATCCTCTAGCCCTGCACCGACAATGGGATTGGCACTTAACACAAAACCTGTTGCGCCTTCATTGTAGAAAAGCTGGGATTGAGGCTCATAACTTTCATAAGGCAAAAGATCATGCAGACGAGGGATATTAATCCACTCTTTCATCAAACTTTCAAAACTATCAACTTTGTTTGACGTCATTGTCGCTACCTCGTTGGGGTATCAATGGAAATAACCTTGCTCATTTGATCCGGCCCATAATAGATGAACACTTGCTTGTTTTTGGAAGTACAAGTCCCAGAGCTACAAGTTGATTGATCCTCATCCAAATCAATCTCGTGGCGATCAATCATCTTGTTCACCTTAGAAAGAGAGGCGCATCCTGCTCCAGTTCCATAGGGACAATCAAAGTGGCTGGAATAGGTTGAGCCGGTACAAGCCCCCAAGGATAAGCAACTCAATAAGCTAAGACTTTTTGTTATTTTCTGCACAGTCATTTAGTTCTCCTGCGATTCTTGAGTAGAAGTTTCCAAGTCAGCAGTTGAAGATGAAGCCCCGACAACTTTCATGTCGGTGTCACTTTCAGGCGTTAAGGAAACACCTGTCTTGAGAAGAATATCGACCACACGACCACTGGCTACCAAGATGACTGGTTGCATTTGCTCTGCTCGTTTAATGGAGAATTCCGCGAGTTTATCGAGTGCGCTACCTGCACCCGATGCGGCTGCACCTTTCAGCGCTCCTTCTTTGCTCAAGGCATTGGTTTGACCGAAAGGAGTCATTGGATAGACACCAGCAGTTGCTTCAAACTTCAAGAAGTTAGCCGCAGCAGATAACAATCCAGCACCAAATGCCTCTCTTGCAACCGCCCCAGCACGATCCACAACTTGCCCTCGAATGCCTGCCAGACCATCTTCTCCAACAACCCACCCTTCAATCGCTTTTTCGATTTGAGTGCCGTTCTTATCCTTCCATGTTAGAGTTTCTAAGCGACAGCGCGCGCGCTCGCTGGAAATATCCCCGTAGCAAGCGCCGATGAGAACAGCATCTCGCACCTGACCTTTTAGTCCGCCGGGAAGGTCCCCATCATCAACCAATCTCAACTTGATCGGCTCTGGATTTCCTTGTGAATTGGTCGCTGTGGAAGCGGCAACTCCCATGTCCACAACAGCCTTACAGTAGGTGCCCCCAGGGAGATATAAGTCTGAAGACTTTAATGAAGCTCCCTTAAGACGATGACCGGTGAGGTGAACAATCTTTGGACCTCGTCTTTTGGGCGGCGCATTATTTGTTGATCCAGTCCCATAAGAAGCGTTCGGAATGGATGATACTGGTTGTTCGGTAGGTTGCTCAAAGGTCTGGTTTGCAGTTTCAAAGCTTGGTTGTTCAACGGGAGGTTGCAACTTGAATAAGTCTTCCAAAACATCAACGCGCTTTTCCAACAATTCATTTTGTTGGTGGACCTGGTGAGTTTCTTGGCGAAGTATTTCTGCCTTCTTCTCAACCCTATTGACCCAGGTTTCTCTTTCATCGACTGAGCTTAAAGGTGTCGCCATGTCTTTCCCAAGGGTGCTCATTGGTTTCTCAACAGGCTTTGTGCTCATAGAAGGTGACGCACTATCACCTCCTGACAAAAAGAGATAAAATCCTACCGCCAGAATTGTTATGCCGGCTCCGCTTAAGAAAAGTAGCTGTTTTACCCTTAGTTTCTTTGACGCGGCATTTATGTCTCTTACGCCAGAATCTCCTGATAACCCGATCCGATCGTAGAGGCAACTTTTGAGACTTTCCAATTTTTCGAACATCTCTTTCATGGCGATTCCTCTTCCTCATTAGTTCAATATGTTAAAAATAGCTTTTGACTTAACGAGAGCGGTGACGATACCAATCCCACCGGCAACGCCGATCTGCGCCAAACCCTTTGGGATATCTCCTTGGTAGCAGGAGTATCCACCCCCCACGACGAGCCCTCCGCCAATCAATAAGGCCGCCAAGTTTCCAAGGACGATGTCGCTTACCTTCGTGATTTGCGCATCCAAGGTGGCATAGGATAGTCCTGTCATGGCAAGCATTGCCACTGAGACATACCCAATTGCCTTGCCCCATACTTTTAGTTCCGCTTTTGATATCAATTTCATCTCTGTTCCCCCTTGATTTAACGGTTTTGAATGACAAATAGTTTCCCAGATTGCTCAGGATTTAGCTGGGATTGATCAAAAGTAGAGGCCAAATCCCTGGCCTCCCAAAGCACCCTATTATCAAGGGTAATCTGTTCTTGGCCCACGTTCTTGACTTTGAAGATCAACACACGATAATGCTCGTTTTGATAAGCGTTTTCGACAATCGCTTCTAACGAGCTTTTGTCATCATGGCCGCGGCTCACTTCATCAACGGATATGGCGTAGAATCCTTTTGGAACAATCCCTTGAACAAAGCTGGCCAAAATCGTTCCTGCATCCTCTTGCCTCTGTTGCATACGCGTCGCCGGATTCTCGAAAGTAAGGAGAATCGGTTCTGCTATCTTAGATTTTGGAATCAGCTTAAGGTCCTGGACGGCCCCACGGTTTGTGATCAATGTTACGTAGAGCGGACCGTTCAGACTTTCAGCGACTACAAAGATGTGACCGCTTTTATGATGGGATATATTATCCCCATATTCCGTTGGATATGCATAAATATCCTCAATCCCATCATTATCTATCGTGATACGCGTCATTCCCGTTTTTGAGATAGGGAACTCCAAAACCTCAGAAGGGTTTAGGGGTGTATGGGCATTGCAATCATCTGCAAGAACCAATGCTATCGCCACAAAACTCATCAAACTTTTATTCATCTTTAACCTCCACAAAATCTTTCAAAAGGATAACGCCATGAGTTCGCACCACCCAGGACAGGCGGAATTTCTTTTCAGTCGCAACGGGTGAGGAATCTCTCCCAAAATAAGCAATGTGCTGGCCCACCACCTCGATGGTTTGAGTTGACTGATTGACCAAAAACTTCTTCGGATAAAAGACCGTGCTGATCTCATCGGCTTTGATCTTCTTGGATTCAGCCTGCAGTTTCTCTTTAAGCGTCCCTACATTTTGTATCGTGATTTTTAGAATCTGCTGGATCTTCCAATCGATGCTATCGGGATTCACGGTAAATATGGTGTTGACCACCCCATTGGCCCAATCGGCAAAGTAGTCATCGGAATACTTAGACGCAGTCATCTCTAATCTGTGATCCACATCGTAATGCGGAATCAAAACCCAATGTTCCTCAGCATTTACCACTTTTAAGACCAACAGGATGTTCGTGAGAACAAGGCCGAGACAAACCATTAGAGCAAAATCTCGTTGCTTCAAAACGGCTGTTAAAGTTGTTTGGTTGGTAGAGAAGTTCATGGCAGCCATATCCTCTTCAATGATTCTGGACATATTCTTGGTAAGCCAAACCGCAGCCCTAGCGTCCAATGAAGATAGGACACAGTCGAAAATCCTGTGACCAATTTCTTAAAGCGCTTGATGATGTAGACTCCGATAGACCCACCTACAAGGAAGAGAAGCTTGAGGGAGAACGCTTCCAGTACGAAGAACAAAAAAATGCTCACGACGATGAAACAAAGTTCATCCACCGTCATCCCCCCAATCCTGAGGGGCTCTGACATGAAGGTGTATATTCGGTGTTCTTTAATGTTCATGAGTGATGTCCTCCATATGGCTGGATGACTTGGAAATCAATTCGTGAAACCTCGGGACGTATAGATCGAATGGCACGAAGAATTTCTGGTGAGAAATTCCCTTGGATATAATCCTTGATGAACCTTCCCTCAACAGACAGGTTTGCCTTCGAGTCAGATAATTCACTTAAAGACACCTTCAAAAACCAATCTTTGTATTTGATCTGACCTATCTGCTTTGCCAGATTGATGGAGATTTTGAGCCAGGGCAGAAGATATTTGCTGCTTGGTAGGCTCCGGGCAAGCTCTTCAGAAAATTCCTCCCAAGTCAGAACTTCGGTCAGCTTCTTGGCGGGTTGGGGTTGGTCATAAATCGCCCCTTCCAAAACCTTGTAGGCATTATCCGAAACCAAAGCCCAATCCAGAGTTACCTTGAAACACCTGGCATTCTCCCCAGCGAGATAGCGAGAGTTCGCAATCAAGGTGCAATAATCTCTCCAAGAATCCATTTGGCCTTCGAAAATGGTTTCCAAGAGCGCCTTCAAGAGTTCTGCTCGCTTCTTGGTGAGATGAACCTCCTTTCCTGAATAAATTTTGCGTTGGACGGTTTGATTCCAGGTTTCCAACATCTCCTCGTGAGGCTTCTTGTGGGGAATATTGGTATTCGGATTGGAATTTTGAAAGAGTTTTATTTTTTCTTCCTCTTCCTCTTCCTCTTCCTCGGATTTTTTAACCCCGAAATTGCTTGAAGGAGGAGAAAGAGGAGGAAGAGTATTCTCTGAGCTAGTAATCTCTGTATCTATATTAATACATCTGCCCAAATTGGGCCGATCGATCAGCCCAGTCTGGGCAGCTCGATCTGTGGATTTCAACAAATCGATCTGCCCATTTTGGGCAGATGGGTGTGTCGGCTGCTTTTCTGTCATTTCTAAAGTGTTTGTTTCAGAACAGAAGAATACTTGATCTAACTTGTCATAATCGAGGCTGTAATATTTAATCTTCTTAAAATCCCGAGTCACGAATGACATGAGCAGACCAGATTCTTCCAAATTTGCAACCGCTCGTCGAATCGTATTCATTCCCCAAAATGGGAACTGATTCTTCCATTGGTCATAAGTGTTCCAAACCCAGTAGCGATTCTCGAAAAAATTCTTGTTTAACTTTGGATTCAGCCAATAATGGACTTGCTGCAACACAATCGCTTCATTGAGTCCGATCGTTTGAGCAAGAGTTGGTAAAATTTGAAGAGGCGGCTCGTTTATTAGAAGTTGTGATGTCATCGTTTTATTCCCCTGGTTTTTTACTGGTAAGGTCTATGGAAGTATTTTTACGCCGCCGTTCTTCTTCAAACGTTTCAACGTGCTCAATCTTATATCGAATGTGTTTTCCCATTTTGTAGTACTCAGGCCCGCGACCGTTCCATCGCCACTGACTTAATGTTGTGGGTGGCATATTCCACCGGTCAGCGAGATCATCACTTGTTAAAAATGAAGGTTTCATAAGATTAAGACTCCTTTACGCTAGAGTTGACTGTTAGTTGTTTATGTACAACTCTTGTAAGTTTTTCAGACTTGTAATTACATGTCAATTAGTGTTTTTATGTATATAACGTCAGGAGAATTAAATAGAACCAGAGAGAACGAAAAGGAGGACAAGATGAGAACAATAATTGCAAAACAGATACATGCTCGGATGAAAGCGAAGAACATTTCAACCGTCGAAATCGAAAGACAAGCGGGTCTCAAACCTCATGCAGTTAGAAATATTTTACGGGGGCATTCCAAAAGACCTTCTGTCGATATTGTCCATGCGGTTGCCCATGTCCTCGACTGCACCGTCGATGACCTGATTCAAGGCATGAATATCTTTACCGATGATAAAATGGGCAAAACAATAGAGGAATTGTTAGATCAATCCTATAAGGCTGGCTTGCTCACAGAAACGGTAAAGCTCATTGATGCTAAGGTGAAGAAGGAAAACCACAACCTAACCATCGGTCAAATCTTAACTTGCGTAGAAGAAACCTACCTCCATTCCCTCCAAAAAGGACTCAACAAGGTGGATAAAGATTTTGCGGATTGGTTTATGGGGTTAGTTTCGGGATACTTCTTTTCAAGTCATAATAGTTGATGCTGGTAATCTACATTTCTTGTATCTTATAAATAACAGCTCTGCGAAAGGTAACTAAGAATTGGACAGATATATGTGGTTAATAGAAATTGTGTTAGGTATTGTTGGGGTAACAGCAATACCTCTCATAATTATTAAATATAGAGGCGGAAATAAAACAAAACAGAAACAAAGATCTGGAAAGAACTCTGTCAACATTCAAGTTGGTAAAGATTTTAAAGTCAACAAAAATATAAACCATGAATAAAAATAATCAAGATCAGAAATCTGGTGACAATTCAGTTAATGTTCAAGCAGGCACCCTTATCGTAGAAGCTGGGCTTACCTACCAGGATGTTAAAGATATAGCTAGAGATCTATTTAGTGAGAATTTTTTAGTACTTCAGAAAGAGGCGAAGGAAACTGCTTCGCAAAGAGCGCAGGAAGTTGTTGAATGTTTTCTGAACAAACTTCAAGAAACCAACCCACTGCCATTAGAATCCCTCAAAAGCCCTGACATGCAAATATCGCTATTTAATGCTCAAAAAGGTTATGCGCAAATAGGAAAAAGAGAACTGGCCGATCTTTTAGTAGACATTCTTGTACGCAGAAAACAAGCAGTAGAAGAGTTACAAAAAATTGTTTTATCTGAATCAATTTTGGTAGCTCCTTTACTATTGCAAAGACAACTAAATGCAATATCAGTCAGATTTGTTCTAAGTTATAGTATGCAAGGGAATATCCTCAATATTGAAAGCTTTAGAGATTATTTTAAAGAATATTTGCTGCCATTCTGTTCTGAACTTGCAACTGAAGCGTCAGATTACCAGCATATCGACTATACAAAATGTGGTTCAATTTCTATCAGTGGGAGTAATTTATTTGACATCCTCAAAAAGAACTATCCTGCCGTTTTTACAAAAGGGTTTGATAAATCCTCGATCGAAACTATAGCCCTTAATCCAGATCAGGAGCACAAACTATTCATACCTTGCTTAAGAGACCCATCAAAATTTCAAGTCTCAGCTCTTAATTCTGATGTTATCGATATGTTAGGAAAGAAATATGATATAGATGAATCAAAGATATCTCAACTAAAAGCTCTTCAAAATACCAACTCTATGTTGGAAAATGAAATTGAGGATGATATAAATCAAATAGATCCTAATTTTAAAAACCTATTTAAAACGTGGAAAACATCTTCTCTTCAATCTCTGCAATTAACATCTGTTGGGATAGCATTGGCACAAGCGAACATAAAAAGAATCACTGGAATTGATCTCGATTTAGGAATATGGATTAAATAAATTACACCTTAATGGAAAGTTAACACTATCTCTCTTTATCGTTTTGCTTGATGGATAGACTTCTTGAACAACTACAACGAATACAGCTGAGCAATTAACAATAGTAAGTTGCGAGCTATTCATTAAAATAATAGATTTTTATCTTGATTCTTCCACACCTCCCTTCTAAAGTATAAGGGAGGTTAAAGATTAGTGACGGACTACGCGCTCTTCTTACCTCATTGTTAAGCAAGCGTGGAGCCCAGGCGTTGATACCGCCCAGACCCCACTAACCACAATCAACCCTTAGGAGGTTAATAATGGCTAAAAGCATCTTAGCTCAAACTGAGCGTATTTACCAAGAACAGATCATGAGAATTTGGCATAAATCTGGCCCGCCAGAATTGCGTCTCGATTGAACATGTCCATATGAAGGGGGCAAGGGCTTTCCTTGCTCCCTTCTTGTTGTGTGATGTTTTTAGAGGACTTGTTGGGTCAGCTCTTGTCTTTAATTGGATCACTTTGCTTATCCGCGAAGCTAACTCTTGCTGTCTAAATTCCAAGGTTAAAATCCTTTCAACATTCACACCCTGATTTTTTGAGAATAAGGAAAAAGTGAATGATACAAATTCTTCCTCTAGATGGGACACCACCAGAATGCTTTGAAGATTTTGATGAGCTTTTCAAGAGTGTCACATCGATCGAAAATTCGAAGCTTATGGCTACGTGCCCTGATTTCACATATATGAATTGGAGCTTTATAATTTTGTCACCTAAACGTGTGACTGCTCTATATGGCCATATCAAAGAGCCGTCTGCAGAGATACTGGAAGCTTTCGAAGATAATCTACCTTTGATTGAGATATGTGCAGGTGATTATCAAAAACCCCAATACATTGTCCTGACGCCCAATGTTGACATGGATTATCTCAAAAGAAAGTGGTGTATTGACTACTGCACCTACCACCACCTTCTTGTGAGAGAATTGTGAGGGAGGAGCATCTTTTGTGGATCGCGCTGGAATTAAACGAATTAGTTTTCAAAATGGAAAATTGATTCTATCCTTCTACACTACTTATAGATGAAATTAATTAAGGGGTTTCACTAATTCTATAATTATGGGCAATTCAAATATAATAAAACAAAACTTGCAATATTTTTAAAGGCGATATATACCATATTTAATAAATTGATATTCGCTATTAGCTATGCAATTTGTGAATACAAATTTAAATATTTGATTGTTATTATTTTGGAGAGTTTTATGATTCCATGTTGTTTTCACCCCACCCGCGTTGCTGTTATTGATGATAATAGTGAGTTTTTGAGAAGCCTGAATCAGGATTTATCGAAAGATCATGCCTCGTATCAATATTTTAAAAACCCTCAAAAGGCCCTTCAATATCTAAATGAGGTCTATAAACCTGATCCCTTTCCTAATCGTTATATTGAGAGTCTCGATGAGGAACAGTGGGAACATCGGCAACTGGACGTCAATATTCTCGATACCCATCATGAGATATATCGAAACGAAAGATTTGAGGAAATCTCCACAGTCATTGTAGATCACTCAATGCCGGGCATGTCTGGGCTTGAGTTCTGCAAGAAAATTAAAGATCCCAATATACAAAAAATTCTCCTCACAGGTGTTGCTGATGAACACATTGCTATCCACGCTTTTAACAAAGGTATTATTCATCACTATATCCGCAAACAAGACATGGACATGAGTGATCAGCTCAATCAAGCTGTTGAAAATGCCCAGTGGCGTTACTTTAATAAACTTTCGAAGGTTGCAATCAAAGCAATTGTAACTGCGGATCGCACCATCAATCCCATCAGTGATCCAAATTATCACGATTTTTTTAAGAAACTCATGAAACAGGGAAAGTTTAGAGAGGCTTATCTGTGTGAATCTATCGGAAGCTATCTCTTTCTAACACAGGATGGCGCTACGCATGGTCTCGTGGTGAACAATGAATTGCAACTTGAAGATGCAGCAGACTCGGGCGAGGCCCAAAACGTCGATTCTTCTCTTCTCCAAGAGTTAAGGGAACGAAAACTGATTATGTGGTTTCACAATTCTCAAGGCATTTTGGAGCCCGAAGCTGCGGATTGGAGGAATCATGCCTATTCGCCCCAAACTCTTCAGGGGCTTCATGAAACGTACTATTACATTTTTGCACCCAACATTTTTGACGTTGACCATACCCGAATCCTCCCTTTTGGAGAATACAAAGCCGGGAAATCATTTGAAGTATATGTTTAGAAAGTAGAACAAAAGGTAAGTAGCGTAACGGGAATGTATGAAGAACTTTTAAGAGAAGGAGGCATTTCTATAAGCGTTTGCAAAAATAAATGCTTTGATATGGGATAAAATGTTCACAGTTTGACAAGTTGTGCGGTATATGATTAATGTTTTTATGGTATCCAATAAAAATAATAAGGATAATATACCATGCAACGCGAGGTCCTGCCTGCACTCGATCGCATTTCCGTTTCTATGGACGTGCGTGCAAATGAACTTTCCCGCAAAATAAATCATGCCCACCCATTAGTCCTTGCAACATACGGCCTTAATGATTTGGCAGAAAAGCCTTGTTTTCAAGGTGGTTACATTAATTTTGGCTATTGGAAAGATAGAGCTTTAAAAGAAGGAGAAATGACACAACAGGAAAGAATTAGAGCGTCTGAAGCTTTGTATGAATTGGCGATCAACCATTTGAATATCAACTGTAATGACAGAGTTCTAGAGGTTGGGAGTGGCAGAGGAAATGGATGTGCAAAAATTGCAAAGACCATGAACCCCAAAGAAGTTGTTGGCGTAGATATAACGCCTGAGCAAGTTGAGCGTGCCAATAGGATCCATCATACCGCGATGCTTGAAGGAACTAACCTATCATTCCATGTAGGGTCATCTGACTATATACCTTTTATTGATGGCCACTTTACAAAGATTTATTCCGTAGAAGCTGCTCAATGCTTTCCTTCAATGACAAATTTTGCCAAGGAAGCTTGGCGAGTCTTGAAAGATGGGGGACAGCTAGCAGTTACAGCTCATTTTGCCACAAGTGAATTGGGTTATCAGGCATTAAGAGCTTGTATTCCTACTATTGATCAGGGCGTTGACCGGCTTATTCCTATTGAGAATGTTCTTCAGGCTTTCTTGAACGTTGGTTTTAAAGAAATTCATTTTGAACCCATTGGAAATCATGTGTTTGAAGGATTTCATCAGTGGAGATTGAAAGTTGGGGATACTAAGTGGGTAGATTCAGTTCTCGAGTGCTATAAGGAGGGGCACATGGATTATTATTTAATCCTCCTTGAAAAATAGCTTACTA
Coding sequences within:
- a CDS encoding TraB/VirB10 family protein, which produces MKEMFEKLESLKSCLYDRIGLSGDSGVRDINAASKKLRVKQLLFLSGAGITILAVGFYLFLSGGDSASPSMSTKPVEKPMSTLGKDMATPLSSVDERETWVNRVEKKAEILRQETHQVHQQNELLEKRVDVLEDLFKLQPPVEQPSFETANQTFEQPTEQPVSSIPNASYGTGSTNNAPPKRRGPKIVHLTGHRLKGASLKSSDLYLPGGTYCKAVVDMGVAASTATNSQGNPEPIKLRLVDDGDLPGGLKGQVRDAVLIGACYGDISSERARCRLETLTWKDKNGTQIEKAIEGWVVGEDGLAGIRGQVVDRAGAVAREAFGAGLLSAAANFLKFEATAGVYPMTPFGQTNALSKEGALKGAAASGAGSALDKLAEFSIKRAEQMQPVILVASGRVVDILLKTGVSLTPESDTDMKVVGASSSTADLETSTQESQEN
- a CDS encoding type-F conjugative transfer system secretin TraK, producing MNKSLMSFVAIALVLADDCNAHTPLNPSEVLEFPISKTGMTRITIDNDGIEDIYAYPTEYGDNISHHKSGHIFVVAESLNGPLYVTLITNRGAVQDLKLIPKSKIAEPILLTFENPATRMQQRQEDAGTILASFVQGIVPKGFYAISVDEVSRGHDDKSSLEAIVENAYQNEHYRVLIFKVKNVGQEQITLDNRVLWEARDLASTFDQSQLNPEQSGKLFVIQNR
- a CDS encoding type IV conjugative transfer system protein TraE — encoded protein: MNFSTNQTTLTAVLKQRDFALMVCLGLVLTNILLVLKVVNAEEHWVLIPHYDVDHRLEMTASKYSDDYFADWANGVVNTIFTVNPDSIDWKIQQILKITIQNVGTLKEKLQAESKKIKADEISTVFYPKKFLVNQSTQTIEVVGQHIAYFGRDSSPVATEKKFRLSWVVRTHGVILLKDFVEVKDE
- a CDS encoding helix-turn-helix domain-containing protein; the encoded protein is MKPSFLTSDDLADRWNMPPTTLSQWRWNGRGPEYYKMGKHIRYKIEHVETFEEERRRKNTSIDLTSKKPGE
- a CDS encoding helix-turn-helix transcriptional regulator, with product MRTIIAKQIHARMKAKNISTVEIERQAGLKPHAVRNILRGHSKRPSVDIVHAVAHVLDCTVDDLIQGMNIFTDDKMGKTIEELLDQSYKAGLLTETVKLIDAKVKKENHNLTIGQILTCVEETYLHSLQKGLNKVDKDFADWFMGLVSGYFFSSHNS
- a CDS encoding response regulator encodes the protein MIPCCFHPTRVAVIDDNSEFLRSLNQDLSKDHASYQYFKNPQKALQYLNEVYKPDPFPNRYIESLDEEQWEHRQLDVNILDTHHEIYRNERFEEISTVIVDHSMPGMSGLEFCKKIKDPNIQKILLTGVADEHIAIHAFNKGIIHHYIRKQDMDMSDQLNQAVENAQWRYFNKLSKVAIKAIVTADRTINPISDPNYHDFFKKLMKQGKFREAYLCESIGSYLFLTQDGATHGLVVNNELQLEDAADSGEAQNVDSSLLQELRERKLIMWFHNSQGILEPEAADWRNHAYSPQTLQGLHETYYYIFAPNIFDVDHTRILPFGEYKAGKSFEVYV
- a CDS encoding methyltransferase domain-containing protein, which codes for MQREVLPALDRISVSMDVRANELSRKINHAHPLVLATYGLNDLAEKPCFQGGYINFGYWKDRALKEGEMTQQERIRASEALYELAINHLNINCNDRVLEVGSGRGNGCAKIAKTMNPKEVVGVDITPEQVERANRIHHTAMLEGTNLSFHVGSSDYIPFIDGHFTKIYSVEAAQCFPSMTNFAKEAWRVLKDGGQLAVTAHFATSELGYQALRACIPTIDQGVDRLIPIENVLQAFLNVGFKEIHFEPIGNHVFEGFHQWRLKVGDTKWVDSVLECYKEGHMDYYLILLEK